The window GGAAGAAATTGGAAAGATATCAGCAAAGAGTAATTTCACATTCGGGGCACAGGTAAAAAACAATCTCAGACCTAAAACCGATACTTGAAAATCAAAAATCGAGCAAAAAGCCCAAACCCGGAAGAATAACTCAAAAAAGAATAAAAAAGAAGAACTTCAGTTTTTACTGAAGTCCGTAGTGTTTTATGTTCCAGTCTGCAGCGGCCTGGATCTTTGCGATTTCTTTGTCTCCGCCTTCCATGGTGAAGAGGTGTTTGAACCGCTTCTGGGCTCTGAGGTATTCCTCGACGGGTCTTGGGTTCTTGATTTTTCGGACCTGGGTGATCTCGCCATTTTCTATCTCGTACATCGGCCAGAGGCAGGTCTCAACTGCGAGTTTTGCAAGCTCGATGGTCTTGGAGCCGTCGAAACCCCAGCCAGTTGGACAGGGAGCGTGGGCGTGGATGTAAGTCGGGCCCACAGTTTCGGTGGCTTTCTTGACTTTCCTGATCATGTCCCGCGGGAAACCGATTGATGTTGTAGCTACGTACGGAGAGCCGTGAGCTACCATGATAGCGGGCATGTCCTTCTTCGGGCGCGGGTTTCCGAAGGAGACTTTGCCTGCGGGGCTTGTCGTTGTGGAAGCGTCGAAGGGGGTTCCGGAGCTTCTCTGGATCCCGGTGTTCATGTAGGCTTCGTTGTCCACACAGACGTAGGTGATGTCGTGGCCCCGCTCAAAGGCACCTGAGAGGGACCGAATCCCTATGTCCATTGTCGAGCCGTCGCCGCCGACTCCGATGACTCTGGTGTTTCCTTTCCTGCCGAGGGCTTTTAAGGCAGCTTCGACACCTGATGCCACTGCACCTCCGTTTTCAAAGAGGGAGTGAATCCAGGGGACCTGCCAGGCAGATTCCGGGAAAGGTGTGGTCATAACTTCCAGGCAGCCGGTTGGGTTAATGATGATGCAGTCCGGGCCTGCGCCCATAAGCATGAACTTTGCGGCAAGGGCGTCACAGCAGCCTGCACAGCCTCTGTGTCCCGGGGAAAGGTAGGTTTTCGGTGCGGGTTTACTCATAGCAATTCCTCCCTGACATCAGCAAACTGACTTTCAAC is drawn from Methanosarcina lacustris Z-7289 and contains these coding sequences:
- the porB gene encoding pyruvate synthase subunit PorB, which translates into the protein MSKPAPKTYLSPGHRGCAGCCDALAAKFMLMGAGPDCIIINPTGCLEVMTTPFPESAWQVPWIHSLFENGGAVASGVEAALKALGRKGNTRVIGVGGDGSTMDIGIRSLSGAFERGHDITYVCVDNEAYMNTGIQRSSGTPFDASTTTSPAGKVSFGNPRPKKDMPAIMVAHGSPYVATTSIGFPRDMIRKVKKATETVGPTYIHAHAPCPTGWGFDGSKTIELAKLAVETCLWPMYEIENGEITQVRKIKNPRPVEEYLRAQKRFKHLFTMEGGDKEIAKIQAAADWNIKHYGLQ